The window GACAGCGGAAGAAGAGATGAGGCCCCCTAGCCTGTGGCATAAAGAACATCTCTTGCCTGACCCTGCTCCTTCCTCACCTTCCCAGGGTACCAACATCGCAGCCGGCAAGGCCGTGGGCATTGTGGCCACCACTGGTGTGAGTACTGAGATTGGCAAGATCAGAGACCAGATGGCTGCCACTGAGCAGGACAAGACCCCGCTGCAGCAGAAGCTTGACGAGTTCGGGGAGCAGCTGTCCAAGGTCATCTCCCTCATCTGTGTGGCTGTCTGGCTTATCAACATTGGTCACTTCAACGACCCTGTCCATGGGGGCTCCTGGTTCCGGGGGGCCATTTACTACTTCAAGATTGCTGTGGCTTTGGCTGTGGCAGCCATCCCGGAAGGTAAGACAACAATGTTTCAAGATAAAGCAATAATGGCGGTCGGTGGAGAAGGTCCCGATAGCTTTGGTGGTTGTGATGTAGCAGCCACACTAGGTCTCCCTCCTCCTGGTTTGCTTACACCAGCTCTATCCCCATAGGGCTTCCTGCTGTCATCACCACCTGCTTGGCCTTGGGTACCCGCCGGATGGCAAAGAAGAACGCCATCGTGAGGAGCTTGCCCTCTGTGGAGACCCTGGGCTGTACCTCTGTCATCTGTTCTGACAAAACAGGGACCCTCACCACCAACCAGATGTCGGTCTGCAAGGTGAGGAGATGCACAGGCGGGGCGACAGGAGCCCTCTGAAGACGGGGCTTCTGTACTGGTGTGGCCTGGGAACTACTCTAAGGGAGACTGAGTGCCACCCTTAGATCAAGCCAAGAGCCATgttagtttgctttctctttctgtcataAAACCCTCGCTATAACCaccttggggaggagagggttgggTTGGCTGGTGTGTCCCTATCACCGTCCATCAGCGAGGGAAGCCAGAGCAGAGACCGGAACCATGGAGGAAGCAGCTTGCTAGCCTGCTTTCTGTTGCCCTgataaacagcatgaccaaaagtaactctGGGAGGAGACGCTTTGTTTCCTCTGTAGCTTcagtccatcactaagggaagccaaggcagaaactcaagctaAGGAGCCTGAAGCAAAGACCATATAGGAGCagaggaaggctgcttactggcttgttccctctGGTTtgctttgtcttctctctctctctctctctctctctctctctctctctctctctctctctctctctctctctttctttgtttctttgattttttttgtttttgagacagggtttctctgtgtagctttggagcctgtcctggaacttgctccatagaccaggctggtctcgaactcacagagatccgcctgcctctgtcttctgagtcttgggattaaaggtgacaccaccaccgcctggcatagcctgctttcttagacacTCCAGGATCACCTGCCTATGGTGGCTTAGGCCTTTGCACATCAATcattagttgagaaaatgtccctatGCTAATCTGAAGGAGgcagtccctcttcccaggtaactcTAACTGTGTCaggtcaacaacaacaacaacgactaCAACAAAAACAGCCATCCCAGTCCTCACCCCTGGGCTGTGTTTCTCTTTGATCCTCTACACTAGCCAATTCAGGGACATTCTCTTTAACCTCACCTTTCCAGAAAGTAAAAGGAGGCTTAGGGAGATTTAGGGGTTTACCAAAAGATACCAAGTTTATAAACAGCAGATCCAAACATAGTGGTGTCTGTCTGTTATCCTTGTACTTAAGAGGTGAAGGTCCCCACCTTATGAATGTGAGGCCTGCCTTGGCTATGTACTTTAAGACCAACGAGGCCCTGCCTcatggagtctggagtctcaagTACTTGGGAAGTTGGGATACAAAGATTACTTCCACTGAGGAGTTCAAGGAACTGTGAgattttctctcaaaaaaaaaaaaaaaaattagtagtagAATTGAGTTCCAAACCCGAGAACGCACGGCTCTGTAGCTTCTGTTGTGTGGCTCGTACTCCGCGAGTGGCCACTTCATGACggggccagccagcctggccgtACTGGTCCTGAACAGCGTCTCTTTAggaagtttaaaagtatttattattatttcagagagagtgaatgtgtattcattCTCTCTTCTCACCATGCACATttcggggattgaactcaggtcatcaggcttggtggcaagtgcctctaCCCTCTGAGCCACTAAACTGGCCCCTAAACAGCCAGCCAGCCCTTTCcctttttcaaggcagggtctctttatgtagccttggctggcctggaacttgctctgtggtccaggctggcctcagactcacagagctttcctgcctccgcctcctgagtgctgggactgaaggcgtgtgccatcatacCCAGCCAGTATTCTTTCTTAAAACCGGAAAAATAGATAAGATTGAAATATagctatcaaaatatttttaatttagcaCTATCTGTTTCTTTATTCAGAACAAGCCCCGGCAGTGGGTCTAGTGTCTGAGTGCTGCCCAATATGAGGACACAGGAAAGCCAGGGTGACAGACAGGTGTCTGTGGTCCTGTTCTATAAAGCCACAGCCTGGgtttagagttttgttttgtttttagatttttttcatgttgcTTTTAAGGAGAAATGGCTGAATTAAGTTTTGTAGATGCCAGCATTCCATCAGAATCACTTGGGGTTGGTTTGTCTTCCAAGGTTATCTTGACCTGTCGGTCTCAAGTGATCCTCCCACTTTTGGCCCCAATAGCTGGGCCTACAGGCCTGTACCACCCCATTTAACCCAAAGCCACAGGTGATCTGTCCACTGTGTTCATAACTAGGAGGAAATGCTACATGTCAGGAAAAAAAGGGAcctatttgaattttttaattttttatttttttgtcctcTAAGAATGTCCATctctctcatgtagcccaggctgaggctggcatcgaactcctgattctcttgcctccaactttcaagagctgggattgcagaccTATGCTACCGTGCTTAGCTTCCCGGGCTCTTTTCGGTTTTAGCCACTGATGCCCCTACCTGTCCTAAGCAGAGTTCTGTGGAATATTGTGACTTTAATATGAAATGACTTTTCTGTCGGGCtgaggacacagctcagtggcagagcgctagcctagcatgcacgaggccCTGACTTAGCCCCAGCACCAGAGGAATGAATGATTGAATGGATCAAAGCCTGGTGTAAGTAATCATGCCTgacacaggaggattgccaggagtttaaaaccagccttgtgagttccaggagagcctgggccccatagtgagatcttgtttcaaaaagtaaatgaatgctgggcagtggtggcacatgcctctaatcccagcactcgggaggcagaagcaggcggatctctgagttctgagttcaaggctggcctggaacagagccaggacagccagggctacagtggataccctgtgttgaaaaaccaaaaaccaaaccaaaccaaaaacaacaacaaaaaaccccacccccccaaaaaattgaacaaaaataagtaaatgaataaaaattgaaaaatgatgCTCAGAAGAACAAAGAATTTGTGGTGGGATTGAGATGAAGTGGACTGTGTAGGCAGAGTGAGTCACTGTCCTGAGCATCATGTCCTTCGCTTCTCTCTAACACATAGGCTTCACAGCCAGAACACAGTCTTGCAGGACGTGGTTCCTGTCTCCCTATAAAAATGACagtgtcgggctggagagatggctcagaggttaagagcactgactgctcttctggaggtcctgagttcaattcccagcaaccacatggtggctcacaaccatctgtaatgagatctggtatcttcttctggcatccatggaggcagaatgttgtatacataataaataaataaatctttaaaaaaaaaaaaagacagtgtcaTAGGAAAAGGAGTCAGGAAGCTGCAGCACCATTGCTGGAGCTGCAGATGGAGCTGCAGATGGAGCCGCTGCTCGTGGGTTCATTGGCTCCAGTCTCTATCACACCCTGCTGTACACATCTGTGAACTGATCTGGAGAAAGCCTAGCATAGCCCTCAATAACTGTTTTTGTAAGGCCACTGATAAGGAACATGGAATCACTGTAAAACCCTGGAGCGACAGGGACCAGCACAGGTCAAGGAGAAGAGAATTGGGGGAAAATGCTGGGGCATTCGCTTAGTCTGAACTTGAGGACGCCTGCTCTCAGGGATGTGGATGTGGAATATCATCGTGTGGTCCTTCTCCCCCGCAGATGTTCATCATTGACCGGGTGGATGGAGATGTCTGCTCACTGAATGAGTTCTCCATCACTGGCTCCACGTATGCTCCCGAAGGAGAGGTGTAAGTCATCCAGGAGTCTCCCCCGTGCCGTGTGCGTACCCCCACCTCCCTCACTTGGGATCTCCTGCAAGTCCCCCCTTCCTTTTCACTCCCTTCTTTCCCAACCTGTTCTCTCCCACCCAATCTTCCAAGTTCATCGCCATCTCCTCTCCTTTCCAATACCTGACTGCTTCTCTGTGCTGTCTGCATCTCACGTCTGTTCTCCaccatttctctcctgccttccttcctaccttGCTGCCAGTTTGAAGAATGATAAGCCAATCCGAGCAGGGCAGTATGATGGGCTGGTGGAGCTGGCCACCATCTGTGCCCTCTGCAATGACTCCTCCTTGGACTTTAATGAGGTAACCTTCCACCCGCAAAGTTACCCCTTCCATGCCTGTGGCTCGGTCTGTGCTTCCTGGGCATTCCAGGAGGAAGGGGTCTTAGGAAGCGAACATACATTCGAGGGAAGGAAGCAGTTGGCTTCTTCTTGTTCCATCCAGATGAAGATGGGGGTGTTGGGTGAGGACGGGAGATCCAGGACAcacttcctcatcctcctctgtCTATTTTAGACCAAAGGTGTTTACGAGAAGGTAGGCGAGGCCACGGAGACAGCCCTCACTACCTTGGTGGAGAAGATGAATGTGTTCAACACTGAAGTGAGAAGCCTCTCAAAAGTGGAGCGGGCTAATGCCTGCAACTCGGTGAGTCGGGGTGCCCTCCACAGGCCTGGACCCCAGATCCAGCCAGACCCAGACAGACAGAGCCTTGTGTTTGTACAGGGACCCCAACTAGGTAGGCAGTGGCTTCACCCACAGCTTTTCCAAGCCAGGCTGAATGCTGGTGAAACTCCTCTCCATAGTGATATGGTTTCTGTTGTCTGGCCATAATATCCTAGGAGGTCACTTCCTTTAGTGACCCAAGCTTGGGCAGAGCTGGACAGAAACCATGGTGTCGCCTGCGGGGTTGGCCCTAAGTTTAGCTATAGTGCTTTGGTTTCCATCAGATCTCAGGTCTTGTTGGGGGGGTCTGGACTGTGCAGCCATCGATCCCACAAGATGAGGTCTTCTCCGGGGGACAAAGCTGCCACGCAGTGGGCTCTAGCTGTGAACACTTGCTGGTTTCTGAGTATTAGGTTACTTATATCGCTCTTTCtcgacatcctcctgcctcagtctccccactgCTGACCTTACCAGTGTGTACCATCATGGCTGGCTTTCCTTTATCTCTTCCTATACTTCTTCATCGGTATTAGGAAGTGCAACCCAGAAACTTACATGTGCTAcacaaatatttctttcctttttttttctttctcaagacagggtttctctgtagctttggagcctgtcttggaactagttcttgtagaccaggctggcctcgaactcacagagatcctcctgcttccagctcccgagtgctgggattaaaagcatgtgtcactactgcctggcttaaaatttatttttattgcttctttaaatttttcctcTCTGTATGTGCAAACTACACACTGCTGCTTTGTTtattatgtctttgtgtgtggtgAGGGCATGTGATGTGTAACGGGGCGCTGAGTGtactgtggtgtgtatgtggaggtcagagaactttggggagttggttcttgTCTTTCACCATGGGttttggaatcaaactcaggcttgtATGGTCATCAGGTTTgcgtggcaagtgcttttacccactgagcatctgCTTTAAAggtaaaactaatttttttttccagtgtcatAGACTGAGTTTGAGGCTTCACGcctgctaggcaaatgctctttCGTTGCCACCTCTCTAGCTCTCAGGTTTCTTTGTATACAGTGCTAGGATTGATCCCCACCCTCACATGCTAGGTTTGTGCTTTACCACTAAGTAAAGCCTTGGTCCCATCCACAGTGTAGTTGGTAAATAAAggctcttcttctcctcctcctctttgtttttttttttttttttttttttttttttgagataaagccTTGCTGcacagcccagactggtcttgagctTACACAGTTCTCCAGCGTTAgtctgcaagtgctgggattacaggcacagcTCACCATGCTTGGCTGTGGCTCTCTTTCACTTTTCACTGTGTGCTGGGCACTAGGCTATGTGTTATTTATATTCAGATTAGGGgtagttgggaagcagaggcaggagaattcgtGTAAGCTCAACACCAACCTGAACTATagcgagagaccctgtttcaagaagaGCCTTGGTCATGCTGGCTGTTTCCCATGGGCACCACATCAGGTGGTGCAGACTACATTTCTTTGGTCCCCGAGGGTTCTATTGGGTAGTAGCATGTAAGGCcactctgtttctgttgtgttttaaACTGGACACCCGAACTTTGGGTGTGGCtcggtggtagagcacttgcctagcatgtgagagCCATGAGTTCTATCCTCAATACTACAAAACTGAAAATCCAATGACCCACGGTGGCAGCGGTGCATACCAGCTCTGGAGTTTCTGTTTGTCATGTGGGTACCAGGTTTTGCTGTAGTCCCAGGCTGACACAGGCTCTACTCTGACATCCAGATCCTTTCAGACTGTTTTAAAGGGATCTGGTCTTTACCTCCCAGGTGATCCGCCAACTGATGAAGAAGGAATTCACCCTGGAATTCTCCCGCGACAGAAAGTCTATGTCTGTTTACTGTTCCCCAGCTAAGTCTTCTCGGGCTGCTGTAGGAAACAAGATGTTTGTCAAGGTCAGAAGCCTTCTCTCTCTAATGTTGTGCCTGCCCTCTGTACTCGGGAAGGCAGTAAGGGTCTCTCATGCTGTTCTGGTTTTCTAGGGTGCCCCTGAGGGGGTCATCGACCGCTGTAACTATGTGCGTGTTGGCACAACCCGTGTGCCACTGACAGGCCCGGTGAAGGAAAAGATCATGTCAGTGATCAAGGAGTGGGGGACTGGTCGAGACACCCTACGCTGCCTGGCCCTGGCCACCCGGGACACCCCCCCTAAACGAGAGGAGATGGTTCTAGATGACTCAGCCAAGTTCATGGAGTACGAGGTGAGCTGGCAAAGGTCTCTTTTCGTTTTGGGAATTGTGTCGAGGGGGGTTTCCCGATGGCtccatcttccctgccaccaTCCTGCATCGAGTCGATGGCTGTGTACTATGAATCCCCAGCTCACCGGACACTAAGGTGTGACAGTTTTATGAATCGGATCTAACCCAGTCCTCAGGAGACTGAGATAGGGCAGCCTCCACCACACAAGCAACCGCGAAAACAGAAGTCAAGAGAAGAGAACCACTTAGCTCAGTACTGTCTTGGTGTGGGGCTGGGACGGGCACCCAGGGCAGACAGGTGTGTGGTGCCCCAGCTGCATCTGCAGCCACAGCCCATGTTAACTGTGCTCTGTGGAGCGGAGCTGGTACTTACCAGAGGGGACACTTTGTCACCTGTGCAGCGTTTCAGGCAACGGATGCACTTCCCGACATAGGCTTCCCTCTTGCTGTGGACTCTCAACAACCCCAAAAGCTCACTGTCTGCAtttatgggggtggggtggagactCTGGCCTGCCAGCTATTGGGGATGTGCTCAGACTGATGGGCCAGCGATAGGTTTGCTAAAAGGAGAAGCTACCacgtagtttttctttttcttttcttgtcctcctctttccttcttgttgagacagtgtcttgttaTGTGGCCagggctggccctgaactcactcatgatcttctctttacctcctgggtgctggaatcgCAGGTTAccaaccatgcccagcttcagcTCTCCTTTCTGCAGCAGGCCTTGGCATTGCCAGGATATGCAGGAGTTAAGGAAGGAGAAATGTCTCCTGCCTGTGCTTCCAAGGCCCTGCCGATGCCTAACACCAGGCCTCAAGGCAGCATGCTCCGGTTTTCCCAGCGTTGCTGCCCATCTCCCTCTGAACTTCCTCCTGTTTGTCCTCAATCCCTCTTTGTCCTGTCACCGCCTTTTCCAGATGGACCTGACATTCGTTGGTGTTGTGGGCATGCTGGATCCACCCCGCAAGGAAGTCACAGGCTCTATCCAGCTGTGCCGCGATGCTGGGATCCGAGTGATCATGATCACCGGGGACAACAAGGGGACGGCCATTGCCATCTGCCGACGGATTGGCATCTTTTCGGAGAACGAGGAGGTGACAGACCGTGCCTACACCGGCCGTGAGTTTGACGATCTGCCCCTGGCTGAGCAGCGGGAAGCCTGCAGACGCGCCTGCTGCTTCGCCCGTGTGGAGCCGTCACACAAGTCCAAGATTGTGGAGTACCTGCAGTCCTATGATGAGATCACAGCCATGGTAAGAAGTTCCAGGGGCTGTCTGGGCCAAGGCTCTGAGAGTCCCCATGCGTGGAGTCTTGGGGAGGGGAACATAAGGCGTCTGGAATCAATCTTGAGTTTCTCTCTCCTTTCGCCTTCAGACAGGGGATGGTGTCAATGATGCCCCTGCCCTGAAAAAGGCCGAGATTGGCATTGCCATGGGCTCTGGTACTGCTGTGGCTAAGACAGCCTCCGAGATGGTGCTGGCTGATGATAACTTCTCCACCATCGTGGCTGCTGTGGAGGAGGGCCGCGCCATCTACAATAACATGAAGCAGTTCATCCGCTACCTCATTTCCTCCAACGTGGGCGAGGTGGTCTGGTAAGTAGCCGGGGCGGGCATCCAGAAAAAACAGGGCTGAAATGGGTGATCATGGGACTTGGAGCAGGACCAACGTATGACCTCCTTCCTCTGGCAGCATCTTCCTGACAGCCGCCCTGGGGCTGCCTGAGGCCCTGATCCCTGTGCAGCTGCTATGGGTGAACCTGGTGACCGATGGGCTCCCTGCTACTGCTCTGGGATTCAACCCACCTGACCTGGACATCATGGACCGTCCCCCCAGGAGTCCCAAGGAGCCTCTCATCAGCGGCTGGCTCTTCTTCCGCTACATGGCAATTGGGGGTGAGCAGGAAGGGACTCAACAACCCTTCTGAGCCCTTGGGACTGACCTTGTCCCTGATCCCAGCTTCTCCCGAGTCAAGCTGCCCAAAGGGGCCCCTTCCTTAGCCAGCTGTCTCCAGCTGTGTAAGGCCCGCCTGATACCTCCCACCTCCTTAGCCCTGACCCCagctcccctcttctccccaacACAGGCTATGTGGGTGCAGCCACTGTGGGAGCAGCTGCCTGGTGGTTCTTGTATGCAGACGATGGGCCTCACGTCACCTATCACCAGCTGGTAGGAAGATGGAGCGGTGGGGACTGGGAGGCATCCTGAAGGCTGTTGTGGATCTCagacttctgtctcttcctttacAGACTCACTTCATGCAGTGCACTGAGCACAACCCTGAATTCGACGGCCTGGACTGTGAAGTCTTCGAGGCCCCTGAGCCCATGACCATGGCCCTGTCGGTGTTGGTGACTATTGAAATGTGCAATGCTCTCAACAGGTAGGTCCTGTCCACTTGGGTGGACCCTGCTACGCCTTCCCGAGGCTGTTCTCTTGCCCTCCACCTCTCTTCTCCTGCCACTCTGCCTCACCACatctttctgtgtatccctgtccTTCCATGTGCctggcctttgccacagcctGTCTGAGAACCAGTCCCTGCTGCGGATGCCGCCCTGGGTGAACATCTGGCTGCTGGGTTCCATCTGCCTGTCCATGTCCCTCCACTTCCTCATCCTCTATGTTGACCCCCTGCCGGTGAGCCTTCTGTTACCACCCCTCCCTGACTCCAGGGAGCCCAAGCGGAACTTGTGACCATAGAGGAGGGCAGTTCACAGCACCCcggttcttcttttcttcctgagaAAACCCTTTGTCTTTCCTGACGACTGTCGTCTCCACCCCAGATGATCTTCAAGCTCCGGGCCCTGGACTTTACCCAGTGGCTCATGGTCCTCAAGATCTCACTTCCAGTCATCGGGCTAGACGAGCTTCTCAAGTTCATTGCTCGGAACTATCTGGAGGGTAAGAGACACCCCTTTTCCCCGGTACCCAGTCCTGAGCAGAGCCCCTGCCCTCTTGCGCTGCGAATATGCGCCACACCTCACGCCCTCTTCCTTTGCAGGTGGGTAAGTTCTCTTAGGCCCTGGCAGGACCAATGTCCCCAGGGAGGGCAGCCCAAGCTCTGTCCCATTCCATGACTGGCGGGGTTTCCCCCCAGCCTGCTCAACCCTACGGCCCCGTGGGCCTCCTTCCCCCTTGATAACggcctctctctgtcctctctggccATAGGATAACCGTCCCCCTCCTCCATGTCTTTGAACGTGTCACAGGTATTTTCCTACACACCTTGCCCCAGCTGCTGTACCCTGCCGCTCGCCCACCAGCCCACGCGCACCCCTGCGGTCACTTGCGCTCGCAGCTCTCCCTGGAGCCACTGCTGCTGTTGCCACTGCCCGCTTCCACAGGAGGGCCATGCCCTTCCTGTGGGCACTGGCAGCTGTGAGGCTGCATCCTGGCCTTCCAGTCTGCTGGGCTGCGCTGCGTTGCGCTggctgtctctgctgctggggtggtggtggctgggGGCGGGCTAGGGTCTGGCACACACAGGTGAGTAGGGAAGGGGGCCGCAGGCCCCTCCAGGTGAGTGTGATGGAGATGCACA of the Chionomys nivalis chromosome 8, mChiNiv1.1, whole genome shotgun sequence genome contains:
- the Atp2a1 gene encoding sarcoplasmic/endoplasmic reticulum calcium ATPase 1, producing the protein MEAAHSKSTEECLSFFGVSETTGLTPDQVKRHLEKYGPNELPAEEGKSLWELVVEQFEDLLVRILLLAACISFVLAWFEEGEETVTAFVEPFVILLILIANAIVGVWQERNAENAIEALKEYEPEMGKVYRADRKSVQRIKARDIVPGDIVEVAVGDKVPADIRILSIKSTTLRVDQSILTGESVSVIKHTDPVPDPRAVNQDKKNMLFSGTNIAAGKAVGIVATTGVSTEIGKIRDQMAATEQDKTPLQQKLDEFGEQLSKVISLICVAVWLINIGHFNDPVHGGSWFRGAIYYFKIAVALAVAAIPEGLPAVITTCLALGTRRMAKKNAIVRSLPSVETLGCTSVICSDKTGTLTTNQMSVCKMFIIDRVDGDVCSLNEFSITGSTYAPEGEVLKNDKPIRAGQYDGLVELATICALCNDSSLDFNETKGVYEKVGEATETALTTLVEKMNVFNTEVRSLSKVERANACNSVIRQLMKKEFTLEFSRDRKSMSVYCSPAKSSRAAVGNKMFVKGAPEGVIDRCNYVRVGTTRVPLTGPVKEKIMSVIKEWGTGRDTLRCLALATRDTPPKREEMVLDDSAKFMEYEMDLTFVGVVGMLDPPRKEVTGSIQLCRDAGIRVIMITGDNKGTAIAICRRIGIFSENEEVTDRAYTGREFDDLPLAEQREACRRACCFARVEPSHKSKIVEYLQSYDEITAMTGDGVNDAPALKKAEIGIAMGSGTAVAKTASEMVLADDNFSTIVAAVEEGRAIYNNMKQFIRYLISSNVGEVVCIFLTAALGLPEALIPVQLLWVNLVTDGLPATALGFNPPDLDIMDRPPRSPKEPLISGWLFFRYMAIGGYVGAATVGAAAWWFLYADDGPHVTYHQLTHFMQCTEHNPEFDGLDCEVFEAPEPMTMALSVLVTIEMCNALNSLSENQSLLRMPPWVNIWLLGSICLSMSLHFLILYVDPLPMIFKLRALDFTQWLMVLKISLPVIGLDELLKFIARNYLEG